In a single window of the Acidimicrobiales bacterium genome:
- a CDS encoding aromatic ring-hydroxylating dioxygenase subunit alpha, producing the protein MPLGDQVYEVPAHKYTDPARWELEIERIFRRVPLVLGIGPELGDLNTYRALTVAGTPILITRGADGIVRSFINSCRHRGSRLVDDGHGTKKRFTCPYHAWTYSAEGKLVGITDRSLFGDLVADCDGLIEIPCIERAGLVFGSVVPGVDPHFDEFLCGYDDMLENLGLADAHLVGQQSIPGPGWKIVYDGYLDLYHIPYLHRETFGSDWCNRGIYDAWGPHQRVSPLDHRFLQLDGVPEEEWETDQLLGGLWTIFPHVSIACFDCDGPLYMVSQLFPGSGPFESVTTQSFLTKEPVDDHRLSLIQEQMKFLLGVVRDEDYRTCEGIQQSLRGNPARSVLFGRNEVGGQRFHQWVDALVEASDMNGYRDLLSTMETTFPE; encoded by the coding sequence ATGCCTCTCGGCGATCAGGTCTACGAGGTTCCTGCTCATAAGTACACCGATCCGGCGCGATGGGAGTTGGAGATTGAAAGGATCTTCCGCCGTGTGCCGCTCGTACTGGGCATTGGACCCGAACTCGGCGATCTAAACACCTACCGGGCGCTGACCGTCGCAGGGACACCAATCCTCATCACGCGAGGTGCCGACGGGATAGTCCGCTCCTTTATCAACTCCTGTAGGCATCGAGGGTCGCGGCTGGTCGATGACGGGCACGGAACGAAGAAGAGGTTCACCTGCCCTTACCACGCGTGGACCTACTCCGCTGAGGGAAAGTTGGTTGGGATTACCGATCGGTCGCTGTTCGGCGATCTCGTAGCTGACTGCGACGGACTCATCGAGATCCCTTGCATCGAGCGTGCTGGGCTTGTGTTCGGCAGCGTCGTGCCGGGTGTCGATCCGCACTTTGATGAGTTCCTCTGCGGGTATGACGACATGCTCGAAAACCTCGGACTGGCCGATGCGCATCTGGTTGGCCAACAGTCCATTCCGGGGCCAGGGTGGAAGATCGTCTACGACGGCTATCTGGACCTGTACCACATCCCCTACCTCCACCGGGAGACGTTCGGATCCGACTGGTGCAACCGGGGGATTTATGACGCCTGGGGACCACATCAGCGGGTGAGTCCGCTGGACCATCGGTTCTTGCAACTTGACGGTGTGCCGGAAGAGGAATGGGAAACGGATCAGTTGCTGGGTGGCCTTTGGACGATCTTCCCCCATGTCTCCATCGCCTGTTTCGATTGCGACGGACCCCTGTACATGGTTTCCCAACTATTTCCAGGTAGTGGGCCATTCGAATCTGTAACCACCCAGTCGTTCTTGACCAAGGAACCGGTCGACGATCACCGACTGTCTCTGATCCAGGAGCAAATGAAGTTTCTCCTCGGCGTGGTCCGTGACGAGGACTACCGGACATGCGAGGGAATCCAACAGTCCCTGCGCGGCAACCCCGCAAGGTCGGTGCTCTTTGGCCGAAATGAGGTAGGTGGGCAAAGGTTCCATCAGTGGGTGGACGCGCTTGTGGAAGCCAGCGACATGAACGGTTACCGGGACCTTCTCTCAACTATGGAGACAACCTTTCCGGAATGA
- a CDS encoding 2-oxo acid dehydrogenase subunit E2, with protein sequence MATEFLMPKLGLTMEAGTIIDWLVPDGAEVSENTPVLLIETDKVETEVEAGSAGILRRSGEVGETYSCGTRLGWILEVGESLTAPTGEEERRVDRTGEQSGTQSRQGEDTVELRESEGDASQRLMTSPNARRVAANLGIDLAEITGSGPGGRIVSSDVESAALSGASMLGGAPDRHASIEGRPTSASFAARQLADQLGVQLSAISSASVGQRITREDVLHHTRGLLAGPDGQKTPAPALLQTPTSVIPMTGMRRVIAERMHSSLREMAQLTLMMDVHIDGLVTHREQFSDTGLTPSYTDYVIAATSRALVKHPIVNSQLTDEELALLPEINVGLAVALEEGVVVPVVRGADRLSITDLATETSRLSSAARGGKLRLSDVEGGTFSVTALGMYGVDGFTPVINPPNTAVLGIGRIREQATWNEEGRIERARVLTLSLTWDHRAFDGVPAAEFVATIRDRLESAQFDG encoded by the coding sequence ATGGCCACCGAGTTCCTGATGCCCAAGCTTGGCTTGACCATGGAGGCCGGCACGATCATCGACTGGCTCGTCCCGGACGGTGCCGAGGTTTCGGAGAACACGCCGGTGCTCTTGATCGAAACCGACAAGGTGGAGACCGAGGTCGAAGCGGGTAGCGCAGGAATTCTTCGGCGGTCCGGGGAGGTGGGCGAGACCTACTCCTGTGGAACGCGACTGGGATGGATCCTCGAAGTCGGAGAGAGCCTCACAGCACCAACCGGTGAGGAAGAGCGCCGTGTCGATCGGACCGGCGAGCAGTCCGGGACCCAGTCCCGACAAGGTGAAGACACAGTTGAGCTTCGCGAAAGTGAAGGCGACGCTTCCCAACGGCTGATGACGTCGCCCAATGCCCGGCGCGTCGCCGCGAATCTGGGGATAGACCTGGCCGAGATCACAGGCTCTGGCCCCGGCGGCCGGATTGTCTCTAGCGACGTCGAGTCGGCTGCGCTCTCAGGGGCTTCGATGTTGGGGGGTGCGCCTGATCGCCACGCATCGATCGAGGGGCGACCCACCTCGGCCAGCTTCGCCGCCCGGCAACTCGCGGACCAGTTGGGCGTCCAACTATCGGCTATCTCGAGTGCTTCCGTTGGACAGCGAATCACTCGGGAGGACGTGCTTCATCACACCCGGGGCCTTTTGGCGGGGCCAGACGGTCAGAAGACTCCTGCTCCGGCCCTCCTGCAGACCCCAACGTCCGTCATACCAATGACCGGGATGCGACGCGTCATAGCTGAGCGCATGCATTCGTCGTTGCGTGAGATGGCACAACTCACGCTGATGATGGACGTCCACATCGACGGACTCGTGACACATCGGGAGCAGTTCTCCGACACGGGTCTGACACCCAGTTACACGGATTACGTGATCGCCGCCACTTCACGGGCCCTTGTGAAACACCCGATTGTGAATAGCCAGCTGACCGACGAAGAACTTGCCCTGCTCCCGGAGATCAACGTCGGCCTTGCAGTGGCGTTGGAGGAGGGGGTGGTGGTTCCCGTAGTACGGGGCGCCGACCGCTTGTCGATCACTGACCTGGCGACGGAGACTTCGCGACTGTCCTCAGCCGCTCGAGGCGGAAAACTTCGACTATCGGATGTAGAAGGTGGAACATTCTCCGTCACCGCCCTCGGGATGTATGGAGTCGACGGCTTTACGCCGGTCATCAACCCTCCGAATACGGCGGTTCTGGGCATAGGAAGGATTCGAGAGCAGGCCACTTGGAACGAAGAAGGGCGAATCGAAAGGGCTCGGGTTCTGACACTGAGTCTGACCTGGGACCATCGGGCCTTTGACGGAGTTCCGGCCGCCGAGTTCGTTGCAACCATTCGCGACCGTCTCGAGAGCGCTCAGTTCGACGGTTGA
- a CDS encoding thiamine pyrophosphate-dependent dehydrogenase E1 component subunit alpha yields the protein MVRIRLFEEAAGRLFEQARIPGFIHLYVGQEAVAAGVCSALRDGDQISSTHRGHGHLVARGGDLNQMMAELMGKSTGYCNGKGGSMHICDLDLNMLGANGIVGGGVPIAVGAGFANRYRGAGDVSVVFFGDGSTNIGAFHEAANMAAALKLPVVFICENNEYAEYTRRDRTMAIDEVAERAAAYGMPSIVVDGMDAVSVRHAALGALQWAREGNGPSFVECKTYRYYNHHGVQTLGMKYRPDEEVEEWKALDAIERLEARIVQEQAMTKGDIEAVRVSLEEEVQEAVTFGESSPDPDPTELLDHVYSEPRSAGQ from the coding sequence ATGGTTCGCATCCGACTCTTTGAGGAGGCAGCTGGTCGACTTTTCGAACAGGCGCGAATACCTGGCTTCATCCACCTCTACGTGGGACAGGAGGCGGTCGCCGCCGGAGTCTGCTCCGCGTTGCGTGACGGCGACCAGATCAGTTCAACCCACCGGGGCCATGGCCACCTTGTTGCCAGAGGCGGCGACCTCAACCAGATGATGGCCGAACTCATGGGTAAATCAACTGGCTACTGCAACGGCAAAGGGGGGTCCATGCACATCTGCGACCTGGACCTAAACATGCTCGGGGCAAATGGGATCGTGGGCGGTGGCGTCCCGATCGCGGTTGGAGCCGGGTTCGCGAACCGATACCGCGGAGCGGGTGACGTCTCGGTCGTCTTCTTCGGAGACGGCTCTACCAACATCGGTGCCTTCCACGAGGCCGCCAACATGGCGGCCGCCCTGAAGCTGCCGGTGGTCTTCATCTGCGAGAACAACGAATACGCCGAATACACCAGGAGGGACCGGACAATGGCGATCGATGAGGTCGCCGAACGAGCTGCCGCCTACGGCATGCCGAGCATCGTCGTTGACGGAATGGACGCGGTGTCCGTACGGCACGCAGCCCTCGGTGCCTTGCAGTGGGCCAGAGAGGGGAACGGACCATCATTCGTTGAGTGCAAGACCTACCGCTACTACAACCACCACGGAGTCCAGACCCTCGGAATGAAGTATCGGCCGGACGAGGAAGTGGAGGAGTGGAAGGCGCTGGATGCCATAGAGCGGCTTGAAGCGAGAATCGTTCAGGAGCAGGCCATGACCAAAGGCGACATCGAGGCGGTTCGGGTGTCTCTCGAGGAGGAGGTCCAGGAAGCGGTGACCTTTGGTGAGTCCAGCCCAGATCCTGATCCGACCGAACTCCTCGACCACGTCTACTCAGAGCCACGATCGGCCGGTCAATGA
- a CDS encoding ThuA domain-containing protein, whose amino-acid sequence MKRPRVAVITGGHRFDEEGFRAVFESLEVDWFQIEHPAAQALFSVDAASEIDVFVLYDMPGIEFTGHEPPARLHQPPNDYVKNFIALLERGQGMVFLHHAIAGWPAWPRYAQIVGGYFNYQSKGEHGLSLPDSGYRHGVRHTVEVVEIDHPVCAGLEPTFEIRDEVYLFTVFEGDVTPLMQSHHTFTADNFYSANLAIRGQRDSKKGWSHPDGSNLVAWAKRAGNSPVVYLQFGDGPDVYGDANYRKSVGNAISWVSSSGAHDWASEHPPVQPSN is encoded by the coding sequence GTGAAGCGTCCGCGAGTAGCCGTCATCACCGGTGGCCACCGATTCGACGAAGAGGGATTCCGGGCGGTCTTCGAGTCCCTCGAGGTCGATTGGTTCCAGATCGAACACCCTGCCGCGCAAGCGCTCTTCTCGGTTGACGCCGCGTCCGAGATCGATGTATTCGTCCTCTACGACATGCCCGGAATCGAGTTCACAGGGCATGAACCTCCAGCCAGGCTCCATCAGCCTCCGAATGACTACGTCAAAAACTTCATCGCCCTGCTGGAGCGTGGACAGGGAATGGTCTTCCTCCACCATGCCATCGCCGGATGGCCAGCCTGGCCCAGGTACGCCCAGATCGTCGGCGGCTATTTCAACTACCAATCGAAAGGCGAACATGGCCTATCGCTGCCGGACTCTGGCTACCGGCATGGGGTACGGCACACGGTCGAGGTGGTCGAGATCGACCATCCTGTCTGCGCTGGCCTAGAGCCCACTTTCGAGATCCGGGACGAGGTCTACCTGTTCACAGTCTTTGAAGGTGACGTCACACCTCTGATGCAGAGCCACCACACCTTCACCGCCGACAACTTCTATTCCGCGAATCTCGCCATCCGGGGACAGAGAGACAGCAAGAAAGGTTGGTCTCATCCCGATGGCAGCAACCTGGTGGCCTGGGCCAAGCGGGCTGGCAACTCGCCCGTTGTCTATCTGCAGTTCGGTGACGGACCGGATGTCTACGGAGACGCTAACTATCGCAAGTCCGTTGGAAACGCCATCTCCTGGGTGTCCTCGAGCGGGGCCCACGACTGGGCCTCTGAGCACCCACCGGTTCAACCGTCGAACTGA
- a CDS encoding TetR/AcrR family transcriptional regulator has translation MTPKMTKLGRPPDTDSAETRGRLIDVARRCFGDHGYEGTTNRMVANEAGITTGAIYHYFSSKLDIFCTVEEEAHQYVYRRFAIALEGQETMVGKLEMMLETAHALNRDDPTLAKFLASYRIDSQRVPELRDGLQARGWPIRDRFVAELVAAGIASGEIGEKSGPLIDGLMKTLTVGLTDAFIEDLEGQRLAIDGIKAVLRDGIAFDAQQPLG, from the coding sequence GTGACCCCCAAGATGACAAAGCTCGGTAGGCCACCGGATACCGACTCGGCAGAAACTCGTGGTCGTCTGATTGACGTGGCCCGAAGATGCTTTGGCGATCACGGTTATGAGGGCACCACTAACCGGATGGTTGCCAATGAAGCGGGTATCACCACAGGCGCGATCTACCACTATTTCTCATCGAAACTCGACATCTTCTGCACTGTCGAGGAAGAGGCTCATCAGTACGTGTACCGGCGCTTTGCTATCGCTCTCGAAGGTCAAGAGACAATGGTCGGCAAGTTGGAAATGATGCTTGAGACAGCACATGCGCTAAATCGCGATGATCCAACTCTCGCCAAGTTTCTCGCCTCGTACAGAATCGACTCCCAGCGCGTTCCGGAGTTGCGCGATGGTCTACAAGCAAGGGGATGGCCGATACGCGACCGGTTCGTCGCGGAGTTGGTGGCGGCCGGCATCGCTTCTGGGGAGATAGGCGAGAAGTCAGGTCCGCTGATCGATGGTCTCATGAAGACGCTCACGGTGGGACTCACCGACGCGTTTATCGAAGACCTTGAGGGTCAGCGATTGGCGATTGACGGGATCAAAGCAGTCCTCAGAGATGGGATCGCTTTCGATGCTCAACAGCCTCTTGGTTAG
- a CDS encoding aromatic ring-hydroxylating dioxygenase subunit alpha: MGDYYIYEIVRASYLVVRVAPDEIRAYPNACLHRGRLLKEYDGRCSEIRCPFHGFTWELNGDLKKVPADWDFPHVEPESFVLPQCAVGIWAGMVFINPDPDAEPLHDFLGEIVQHFECWDFGHRYKQAHVAKVIRANWKITQEAFSEAFHVVGTHPQILPYLGDCNSQVDIWENFARVITPGGTPSPHLKWEPSEEQIMRTLMDVRVDQELPTAMPSGRTAREMAAEASRDRWRPAAGDRVNQMSDAEMMDSIDYTVFPNLHPWGAFNRILYRFRPNGDDHRSSIMECIFLAPHGDEKPEPAPIHWLEEDEPFTNATELGMLGKVFDQDLFNMAKVQRGLETARKPGITLSNYQESKIRWLHQRLTDWVGN; this comes from the coding sequence GTGGGCGACTACTACATCTACGAGATCGTCAGAGCCTCCTACCTGGTAGTCCGGGTAGCGCCCGATGAGATCCGGGCATATCCAAATGCATGTCTCCACCGCGGTCGCCTGCTTAAGGAATACGACGGACGGTGCAGTGAAATCCGGTGCCCCTTCCACGGCTTTACCTGGGAACTGAACGGGGATCTAAAGAAGGTGCCCGCGGATTGGGACTTCCCCCATGTTGAACCTGAGTCTTTTGTGCTCCCGCAGTGCGCCGTCGGGATCTGGGCCGGAATGGTGTTCATCAACCCGGATCCTGATGCTGAACCCCTGCACGACTTCCTCGGTGAGATCGTCCAGCATTTCGAGTGCTGGGACTTCGGACACCGTTACAAGCAGGCCCATGTCGCAAAGGTCATCCGCGCGAACTGGAAGATCACCCAGGAGGCATTCAGCGAAGCCTTCCATGTCGTTGGGACGCATCCCCAGATTCTCCCCTACCTAGGAGACTGCAACAGCCAGGTCGACATATGGGAGAACTTTGCTCGAGTGATTACTCCTGGAGGGACACCCAGTCCCCATCTGAAGTGGGAACCTTCCGAGGAGCAGATTATGCGGACGCTGATGGACGTCCGGGTCGACCAGGAACTGCCAACCGCAATGCCTAGCGGGAGAACCGCTCGCGAGATGGCAGCCGAAGCGAGTCGAGATCGTTGGCGGCCGGCCGCCGGCGATCGGGTGAACCAGATGTCGGACGCCGAGATGATGGACAGCATCGACTACACGGTTTTCCCCAACCTCCATCCGTGGGGGGCGTTCAACCGAATCCTCTATCGGTTCCGCCCCAACGGCGACGACCATCGCAGTTCGATCATGGAGTGCATTTTCCTTGCGCCTCACGGCGACGAGAAGCCCGAGCCGGCGCCCATCCACTGGCTGGAGGAAGACGAGCCCTTCACCAACGCCACGGAGCTTGGCATGTTGGGAAAGGTCTTCGACCAGGACCTCTTCAATATGGCGAAGGTGCAGAGGGGTCTGGAAACGGCGAGGAAGCCCGGGATCACGCTCTCGAACTACCAGGAATCCAAGATTCGGTGGCTGCACCAACGGCTTACTGATTGGGTTGGTAACTGA
- a CDS encoding ThuA domain-containing protein, with product MRRCRAHLVAGGRFHDIDFARRELLALLAEHDHVRTTVSSDWEDSEELLSSEFIISYTCDVRPSKKAQHEIRSWLSQGGRLLALHGTNAALEFGGPRGVEAPRCFPDWAETLGSQFVAHPPIAPYLVEMSPGSHWLTAGIDPFEVDDELYLMEYPDRDSLEELIYTRWRGEAPSFAESDWQDGPEDHLIQYLRPIDEGAVLYNTLGHCRGHWDMQPISDWYPKVERCSWDLPQYYELLRRAIRWAMECAK from the coding sequence GTGCGCCGCTGTAGAGCGCATCTAGTCGCAGGAGGCCGATTTCACGACATCGACTTCGCCCGACGTGAACTGCTTGCCCTTCTAGCCGAGCATGACCATGTTCGGACCACGGTCTCCTCTGACTGGGAAGACTCGGAAGAACTCCTATCGAGCGAATTCATCATTAGCTACACCTGCGACGTGAGGCCCTCGAAGAAGGCTCAACACGAGATTCGGTCCTGGCTTTCTCAAGGGGGTCGGCTTTTGGCCTTACACGGCACAAATGCCGCACTTGAGTTCGGGGGACCACGAGGGGTCGAAGCCCCGCGTTGCTTCCCAGATTGGGCTGAGACTCTCGGAAGCCAATTCGTCGCCCATCCTCCCATAGCTCCGTATCTCGTCGAGATGTCTCCAGGCAGTCACTGGTTGACAGCCGGCATCGACCCATTTGAGGTCGACGATGAGTTGTATTTGATGGAATATCCCGATCGGGACTCTCTCGAGGAACTGATCTACACGCGCTGGCGGGGGGAGGCTCCCTCGTTCGCGGAATCGGACTGGCAGGACGGTCCCGAAGACCACCTCATCCAGTACCTACGCCCGATTGACGAAGGAGCAGTTCTCTACAACACCCTCGGACATTGTCGCGGCCACTGGGACATGCAGCCGATCAGTGACTGGTACCCCAAAGTCGAGAGATGTTCCTGGGACTTGCCGCAATACTACGAGTTGCTCCGCCGAGCGATCAGGTGGGCGATGGAGTGCGCGAAATGA
- a CDS encoding nuclear transport factor 2 family protein has translation MAEIPEVQRLIDVQEIIGLTIAYCWALDSRKWHELESIFDPDAEAVLGRTRVSGLEAISEHCRRSLEVLDVSQHLVGNHQVSLESDLATCRCQVIAQHRRDGAPGGSSWLIGGTYEDQLRRTKAGWRISRRVLSIAWAEGNRDVLGST, from the coding sequence ATGGCCGAAATCCCAGAGGTTCAGCGGCTTATCGATGTCCAGGAGATCATCGGCCTGACCATCGCGTACTGCTGGGCATTGGACAGCAGGAAATGGCATGAACTCGAGTCAATCTTCGATCCCGACGCGGAAGCGGTCCTGGGTCGGACCAGGGTTAGTGGCCTAGAAGCTATTAGCGAGCATTGTCGGAGGTCCCTTGAGGTACTAGACGTGAGCCAGCATCTGGTCGGCAACCATCAAGTTTCCTTGGAGTCGGACCTTGCAACGTGTCGGTGTCAGGTGATCGCCCAACACCGGCGTGACGGAGCCCCCGGGGGGTCGTCTTGGCTTATAGGCGGGACTTATGAGGATCAACTGCGAAGGACAAAGGCGGGTTGGCGAATATCGCGTCGTGTCCTGAGCATCGCCTGGGCTGAGGGGAACCGCGACGTCCTGGGTTCTACCTAA
- a CDS encoding SDR family oxidoreductase: protein MDLGLVGKRALITGATRGIGRAIAESLLAEGAAVAICARNEDEVQDAVAELSKAGSAFGVALDASDVAAVETWVATSADALGGIDIYVHNTSAKPQKELADWVKNYEVDLRALVAGVTASRSALADGGGSLISIGTTAVAEHFANGSGSYSAFKAAVTNWTLGQAQVLGAEGIRCNVVSPGPVWVEGGDWDAISSAKPEFFEATQQAHPQGELGTVSDVASVVAFLAGDVSRHINGANITVDGGFLKRVDY from the coding sequence ATGGATCTTGGGCTGGTCGGGAAGAGGGCGCTCATCACAGGGGCGACCAGAGGAATTGGTCGCGCAATTGCAGAATCGCTCCTCGCCGAAGGCGCAGCAGTAGCCATCTGCGCCCGCAACGAGGACGAGGTCCAAGACGCCGTCGCTGAGTTAAGTAAGGCCGGGAGCGCGTTCGGAGTCGCTCTAGACGCGTCGGACGTCGCCGCGGTGGAAACCTGGGTCGCAACGTCTGCGGATGCCCTGGGAGGAATAGACATTTACGTCCACAACACTTCGGCAAAACCTCAAAAAGAACTTGCCGACTGGGTCAAGAACTACGAGGTCGACCTGCGGGCCCTTGTCGCCGGGGTCACAGCGTCACGGTCCGCTCTTGCCGACGGAGGCGGGTCGCTCATCAGCATTGGCACCACTGCAGTAGCTGAACATTTTGCGAACGGCTCCGGTAGTTACAGCGCGTTCAAGGCTGCTGTGACCAACTGGACGCTCGGACAAGCCCAGGTACTAGGTGCAGAGGGCATCCGGTGCAACGTGGTTTCCCCGGGGCCAGTCTGGGTTGAGGGTGGGGATTGGGACGCCATCAGTTCCGCAAAACCCGAGTTCTTCGAAGCCACGCAGCAAGCCCATCCCCAAGGCGAGTTGGGCACGGTTTCCGATGTGGCATCCGTAGTCGCTTTTCTTGCCGGTGATGTTTCTCGCCACATCAACGGAGCCAACATCACTGTTGACGGCGGGTTCCTCAAGCGGGTCGACTACTAG
- a CDS encoding acyl-CoA dehydrogenase family protein, translated as MEVSLEEFTAEAEAWFEENAERRPRGPADEEPSGGTGAFSVAVFHALSETEERLLLEDLKSWQQRKALVGYHAISWPISQGGLGLSREHAQAFSSLERRFEVPARHESFSVTTGLVAPTVNLLGTAWQRDEFVSRFLSAQELCCQLFSEPGAGSDLAGLGCRAENDGDEWIVNGQKVWSSGAQFCEWGELIARSDPTAPKHRGMTAFLVPMDSPGIEIRPIRQMSGGSSFNEVFFDNVRIPDSLRLGATGDGWNVALTTLGFERDKSDTGEAGGAARTGGSWDQLLATARTTGSTNDPVIRQHLMRVYSHVQVEGYLNRRAADLRSGGTPGPEGSLGKLMWTEGMNLISEVACCVLGPKLIADTGEWGTYAWTEHVLGAPGYRIAGGSDEVQRNILGERVLKLPGEPRVDKGLAWKDIPR; from the coding sequence GTGGAGGTCTCCCTCGAAGAATTCACTGCTGAGGCTGAGGCGTGGTTCGAGGAGAACGCTGAGAGGAGACCTCGGGGTCCAGCAGATGAGGAACCCTCCGGGGGAACCGGGGCGTTCAGCGTGGCGGTGTTCCACGCTCTTTCAGAAACTGAAGAACGGTTACTCCTCGAGGATCTGAAGTCATGGCAGCAGCGAAAGGCGCTAGTCGGCTACCACGCCATCTCATGGCCGATATCACAAGGAGGCTTAGGCCTCAGTCGAGAGCACGCCCAAGCATTCTCTTCTCTGGAACGACGCTTTGAAGTACCGGCGCGACACGAGTCATTCAGCGTCACAACTGGACTGGTAGCCCCCACGGTAAACCTGCTTGGTACAGCGTGGCAGCGTGACGAGTTCGTCTCCCGTTTCCTCTCAGCCCAAGAATTGTGTTGTCAGTTATTTTCAGAACCTGGGGCGGGGAGCGATCTGGCAGGACTCGGATGCAGGGCGGAAAATGATGGCGATGAGTGGATCGTCAACGGTCAGAAGGTCTGGAGTTCTGGAGCGCAGTTCTGCGAGTGGGGCGAACTGATTGCCCGGTCCGATCCCACTGCCCCAAAACATCGCGGAATGACAGCATTCCTGGTCCCAATGGACTCTCCGGGCATTGAGATTCGACCGATTCGACAGATGAGCGGAGGGTCCTCGTTCAACGAGGTCTTTTTCGACAACGTCAGAATTCCCGACTCGTTACGTCTCGGAGCTACCGGCGATGGGTGGAACGTTGCATTGACGACACTCGGATTCGAACGAGACAAGTCAGATACCGGTGAAGCCGGCGGAGCTGCGCGAACGGGCGGATCATGGGATCAACTCCTTGCCACGGCGAGAACCACAGGATCCACTAACGATCCGGTGATCCGGCAACACCTCATGCGTGTCTACAGCCACGTGCAAGTCGAGGGCTACCTCAACCGGAGGGCAGCTGACCTGCGAAGTGGCGGAACACCCGGCCCAGAGGGATCGCTCGGGAAGTTGATGTGGACCGAGGGAATGAATCTGATCTCAGAGGTGGCTTGTTGCGTGTTGGGCCCGAAGTTGATTGCCGATACTGGCGAGTGGGGTACGTATGCCTGGACCGAACACGTCCTTGGAGCCCCTGGATACCGGATCGCCGGTGGATCAGATGAGGTACAGCGAAACATCCTGGGAGAACGAGTCCTCAAACTGCCAGGAGAGCCCCGGGTCGACAAAGGCCTGGCCTGGAAGGACATTCCCCGTTGA
- a CDS encoding alpha-ketoacid dehydrogenase subunit beta — protein MKESSDAGRQLTYLAAFNEGMHQLMAEDHDIFVAGEDVGVQGGVFGSFAGLLEEFGESRMVDTPISEQAIVGLGIGAAVCGLRPIVDLMFMDFVLVSMDQIANQAAKLKYMFGGKASLPLTITTNAGAGLSAGAQHSQSLEAVLCHIPGLKVVAPSNPRDLKGLLIACVREDNPTVLIKHKKMFGVSGPVPQELYEVPIGVAATLREGSDLTVVSYSRMVTEALEAAECLATEGIECEVIDLRTVQPLDIETVIASVRRTNRLVVVHEAVRFGGLGGEIAAQVQEHAFDYLDAPVGRVAAPFAPVPFSPALESQYVPDAARIAEGIRGCLGLRPFIG, from the coding sequence ATGAAGGAGTCGAGCGACGCCGGTCGCCAACTGACCTACCTCGCGGCGTTCAACGAGGGAATGCACCAACTGATGGCCGAGGACCACGACATCTTCGTCGCTGGTGAAGATGTCGGGGTCCAGGGCGGCGTATTCGGCAGCTTCGCCGGCCTGCTTGAAGAGTTCGGAGAGAGCCGAATGGTCGACACCCCGATCAGCGAGCAAGCGATCGTGGGGCTCGGCATCGGGGCAGCCGTTTGCGGTCTGCGGCCCATAGTCGACCTCATGTTCATGGACTTCGTGCTGGTTTCGATGGATCAGATCGCCAATCAAGCGGCAAAACTTAAGTACATGTTTGGAGGCAAGGCCTCCCTTCCGTTGACGATCACCACGAACGCAGGAGCAGGTCTCTCAGCGGGAGCCCAACACAGCCAAAGCCTCGAGGCCGTGCTGTGCCACATACCTGGGCTCAAGGTCGTCGCGCCGTCCAACCCACGCGACCTGAAGGGACTACTGATCGCGTGCGTCCGTGAGGACAACCCGACCGTGCTCATCAAGCACAAGAAGATGTTCGGAGTCTCCGGACCTGTTCCCCAAGAGTTGTATGAGGTCCCAATCGGGGTTGCGGCCACCCTGCGGGAGGGGTCCGACCTGACTGTCGTGTCCTACAGCAGGATGGTGACCGAGGCTCTGGAGGCTGCCGAATGCTTGGCGACCGAGGGCATCGAGTGTGAGGTGATTGACCTCAGAACAGTCCAACCGCTGGATATCGAAACCGTGATCGCGTCGGTCCGCCGCACCAATCGGCTGGTAGTCGTCCACGAGGCCGTTCGCTTTGGTGGGCTAGGTGGCGAGATTGCTGCGCAGGTCCAGGAGCACGCGTTCGATTACCTCGATGCGCCAGTCGGACGCGTCGCAGCACCTTTTGCTCCAGTTCCCTTTAGCCCAGCCCTCGAATCTCAGTATGTTCCCGATGCGGCCCGAATCGCCGAGGGAATCCGCGGTTGCCTCGGCCTACGGCCATTCATCGGGTAG